A window from Drosophila kikkawai strain 14028-0561.14 chromosome 2L, DkikHiC1v2, whole genome shotgun sequence encodes these proteins:
- the LOC108077300 gene encoding accessory gland protein Acp36DE-like — protein MKIVALPALFTLLAIGAVAAEYSDDDFLGYLDLFRSQHNQNNDQNNAPPVAKSQEQDSSEEGSSSAENEVVPKNIIRPCLTQKPVARPSLTPSRISGARLSLIQLLIRAQFLLRKELRKAKQQQFAQKKLVSDLESFIRIQSLLRTVTQRIESAMQVKLHRLRAEQAQRLDEETTPIAQTPSQSASKSQPLIQPKTLSQSQVPSQSQSQSQPKSLEEWESFIQSLPQSESQAFYESQLGRQFLSYLQQSKLLAELQQLLSGSQSNN, from the exons ATGAAAATAGTTGCTCTTCCTGCTCTCTTTACGCTCTTGGCGATTGGTGCCGTGGCAGCCGAG taTTCCGACGATGATTTCCTGGGTTACTTAGATTTGTTTAGAAGCCAACACAACCAGAATAATGACCAGAATAATGCACCACCCGTGGCCAAGTCTCAGGAACAGGACTCCTCTGAAGAGGGTTCGTCTTCGGCTGAAAATGAAGTTGTCCCCAAAAACATTATTCGTCCTTGCCTCACTCAGAAACCTGTCGCACGTCCAAGTCTAACTCCTAGCCGAATTTCTGGTGCTCGCTTAAGTTTGATACAACTGTTAATTCGGGCTCAGTTTCTGCTGCGGAAAGAATTACGAAAGGCCAAGCAACAGCAATTCGCCCAGAAGAAGTTAGTTTCGGACCTTGAAAGTTTTATTAGGATTCAATCCCTGCTGAGGACAGTAACACAAAGGATCGAATCTGCGATGCAGGTAAAATTACACAGGTTGAGAGCAGAACAAGCTCAGAGACTGGATGAAGAAACAACACCGATCGCACAGACACCT TCGCAGTCGGCATCGAAGTCACAGCCGCTGATACAGCCGAAAACGCTATCGCAATCGCAAGTGCCATCGCAATCACAGTCACAATCGCAGCCAAAGTCGCTTGAGGAGTGGGAGTCGTTCATTCAGTCACTGCCACAGTCCGAGTCGCAGGCCTTTTATGAGTCGCAGTTGGGGAGGCAGTTCCTGTCGTATTTGCAGCAGTCAAAGTTGCTGGCGGAGTTGCAGCAGTTATTGTCGGGGTCGCAATCCAACAATTAA
- the LOC108076924 gene encoding lipase 1, with the protein MRHAIWVLAVLAGVLSPVLGGIEDSFPASVLQDARLTTLQLLEKYKYPAEAHQVTTEDKYILTLHRIPRPGAKPVLLVHGLQDTSATWIIMGPHSGLAYYLYDNGYDVWLANCRGNRYSRSHVKLNANTDKAYWSFSWHEIGMYDLPAMIDAILVKTGYQKLSYFGHSQGTTSFFVMASSRPEYNAKIYLMSAMAPVAFMRHMKAPLMGIARMGIGVFGENFELFPNSPLYLNQCLQSSGVMKTCVRFYWQIVGKNQEEHNMTMFPAVLGHLPGGCNVKQPIHYLQLQTSDRFCQFDNDAKENQRVYGRPTPPDYRLERITAPVALYYGSNDFLSAVEDVQRLAKLLPNVVENHLYRKWNHMDMHWGISARRTVMPRVLKVMQYWESGEERKDVTTGSPVEEEVTQLTTEAAVEGNQGNEEADTVAKEESTERNQGERVDQEVHQKKVTESPGEE; encoded by the exons ATGCGACACGCGATCTGGGTTTTGGCAGTGCTAGCGGGAGTGCTCTCGCCAGTTCTCGGGGGCATAGAGGATAGCTTTCCGGCGAGTGTCCTGCAAGATGCTCGTCTTACAACG TTACAACTCCTGGAAAAGTACAAGTATCCAGCTGAAGCCCACCAGGTGACCACCGAGGACAAGTATATCTTGACCCTTCATCGCATTCCCCGACCTGGGGCCAAGCCTGTCCTTCTGGTTCATGGTCTGCAGGACACTTCCGCCACTTGGATTATAATGGGCCCACACAGTGGCTTGGCCTACTACCTCTACGACAATGGCTATGACGTTTGGCTGGCCAACTGCCGGGGGAATCGCTACTCACGAAGCCATGTCAAGCTAAATGCCAATACGGACAAGGCCTACTGGAGCTTCTCCTGGCACGAGATCGGGATGTACGACCTGCCTGCCATGATCGATGCTATCCTGGTCAAAACTGGCTACCAAAAGCTGAGCTACTTTGGTCACTCCCAGGGCACCACTAGCTTTTTTGTAATGGCATCGAGCAGGCCGGAATACAATGCCAAAATTTATCTGATGAGTGCCATGGCCCCGGTGGCCTTCATGCGGCACATGAAGGCACCGCTCATGGGAATTGCACGCATGGGAATAGGGGTTTTTGGAGAGAACTTTGAGCTATTTCCCAACTCACCTTTATACCTTAATCAGTGCCTCCAGTCTTCAGGAGTCATGAAGACATGTGTACGCTTCTACTGGCAGATTGTGGGCAAGAATCAAGAGGAACACAACATG ACCATGTTTCCAGCGGTGTTGGGCCACCTTCCCGGTGGCTGCAATGTTAAGCAACCCATTCATTATCTGCAGCTGCAGACCTCGGATCGCTTCTGCCAGTTTGATAACGATGCCAAGGAGAACCAGCGTGTCTATGGACGACCCACTCCGCCAGACTATCGCCTGGAAAGAATCACGGCTCCGGTGGCCTTGTATTATGGCAGCAATGATTTCCTCTCGGCTGTTGAGGATGTCCAGCGGCTGGCTAAGCTGCTGCCCAATGTCGTGGAGAACCATTTGTATCGCAAGTGGAATCACATGGACATGCATTGGGGCATTAGTGCCAGGCGTACGGTCATGCCTAGGGTCCTTAAAGTTATGCAGTATTGGGAGTCGGGCGAAGAACGCAAAGATGTGACCACAGGATCGCCGGTGGAGGAAGAGGTCACCCAACTGACCACAGAAGCTGCGGTGGAGGGGAATCAGGGAAACGAGGAAGCTGATACGGTGGCCAAAGAGGAGAGTACGGAAAGAAATCAAGGAGAACGAGTGGATCAAGAGGTTCACCAAAAGAAAGTCACAGAATCTCCAGGAGAGGAGTGA
- the LOC108076928 gene encoding lipase 1-like, with protein MLIISPLLVFLVLGTAVPSAWSKLHFKFRGLPYFDSLPVLKSRHHSMALCCNSPAPRQVIDPMISQRQPLYFTETDIEVDAKLSTVELILKYGFPAETHYVDTTDGYKLCMHRIPRQGARPVLLVHGLMSSSASWVQLGPNSGLAYLLYLKGYDVWMLNTRGNIYSRDHVNRNLPDSQYWDFSYHEIGTYDLPASVDAIIDKTGQQQIQYIGHSQGSTAFFVMCSERAEYAKKVSLMQSLSPTVYLRENRSPVLKFLGLFRGGFTMLIQLLGGFQVSLHTPLIQQFNKHICSLSESTSRICAIFEYIICGFNWHGFNQTLVPIIVGHSSQGASAKQILHYAQQQGQMAFQRYDYGGVLNLLRYKSLLPPLYNLSLAQSNVHLYYGAGDWLGSSKDASQLQNFLPNCIGNTKIASDSFSHFDFTISMDVRTLVYDQVINQCERY; from the exons ATGCTTATTATTTCACCGCTGCTTGTATTTCTGGTGCTCGGCACTGCTGTGCCCAGTGCTTGGAGCAAACTCCATTTTAAATTTCGCGGTTTACCCTACTTTGATTCATTACCCGTGCTTAAATCACGACACCACTCGATGGCTTTATGTTGCAATTCGCCCGCGCCGCGTCAAGTGATCGATCCAATGATCAGTCAACGTCAACCACTGTATTTTACTGAAACAGACATCGAGGTCGACGCCAAGCTGAGCACG GTGGAGTTAATTTTGAAGTACGGCTTTCCGGCTGAGACACATTACGTCGACACAACTGACGGCTACAAGCTCTGTATGCATCGAATTCCAAGGCAAGGAGCCCGGCCCGTTCTCCTTGTCCACGGACTGATGTCCAGCTCAGCCTCCTGGGTACAGCTCGGACCGAACAGCGGCCTGGCCTACCTCCTCTATCTCAAGGGCTACGACGTCTGGATGCTCAATACCAGGGGCAACATCTACTCGCGCGATCACGTGAACAGAAACCTGCCCGACTCGCAATACTGGGACTTCTCGTACCACGAGATCGGGACCTACGATCTGCCGGCTTCCGTGGATGCAATCATCGATAAAACAGGGCAGCAACAGATTCAGTACATCGGGCACTCGCAGGGTTCTACGGCCTTTTTTGTGATGTGCAGCGAGAGGGCGGAGTACGCCAAAAAGGTGAGCCTCATGCAGTCGCTGTCCCCAACGGTCTACCTGAGAGAAAACCGCAGTCCAGTGCTCAAATTCCTGGGTCTCTTCAGGGGTGGGTTTACG ATGCTGATCCAACTTCTGGGAGGCTTCCAGGTCTCGCTGCATACGCCGCTTATCCAACAATTTAATAAGCACATCTGCTCGTTGTCCGAAAGTACCAGTCGCATTTGTGCCATCtttgaatatataatttgtggCTTTAACTGGCACGGCTTCAATCAG ACCCTTGTCCCAATTATAGTGGGCCACTCCTCGCAGGGCGCCTCCGCCAAGCAGATCCTCCATTATGCCCAGCAGCAGGGCCAGATGGCGTTCCAGCGCTATGACTACGGCGGCGTCTTAAATCTCCTCCGCTACAAATCCCTTTTACCGCCCTTGTACAACCTATCGCTGGCGCAAAGCAATGTCCACCTGTACTACGGCGCCGGCGACTGGCTGGGATCTAGTAAAGATGCCTCCCAGCTGCAGAATTTCCTGCCCAATTGTATCGGGAACACCAAGATAGCGTCCGATAGCTTCTCCCACTTCGACTTCACGATCTCCATGGACGTCCGTACCCTCGTCTACGATCAGGTCATTAACCAGTGCGAACGCTACTAG